DNA sequence from the Armigeres subalbatus isolate Guangzhou_Male chromosome 1, GZ_Asu_2, whole genome shotgun sequence genome:
GTATTGCAAGAGGAGAGTTGAACGGTGAATAAATCTAGATTGTATTTGTGGTAGAGTGAATTACGTGGAGTCTGGTCAGCAGATAACAATTAAATACACTCTGACGCAGGACAGTACAGTGGCGCTCAAACTATCGAAGACAGCCCACGGACTTATTAGACGACAATTAGACGAACGACACAGAAAGCGAGTAGAACAGGCAGACAAGTCTACGTGGACGATTGAGATGGAAGTTAAAGGAGTAGAACAAACTAAAATTTTTGATCATCCTTTTAAAGGTTGATTCTCAAAAACGGTTTCGTTTAAAATCCGACCGTCcgaacaaaatcaaaaattttatatcggattgcttcggaatggCTTCCTCTCCTTCGAAAAATGAGCAATGTTTGTTCTGTTCAATGTCGGAGTCGATGTCGGAGGATGTGGATTGGGTCCAATGTGGAAAATGTAGGCAATGGGCTCATTTCTCCTGCGCTGGCGTAGACCAGGAGGTTGTGAAAGCCGATTGGCGCTGTCAAGTGTGTGTTTCCGCTAGTGCACAGCAGCTGAAGGTTCCGGACACGAGAAGCAAGACGCGAGGTGGCAAGAAGACCGGCCAAAAAGGCGATGGAGGGTCCGATCAGGGAGTTGGTTCCGATGCAGATCCGGCTGAGAAGCAGTTGGAAGAGGAATAACTCGCCAAGCAGAAGGCCTTTGCAAAGCAGATGGAGGCGCAGAAGAAGCTACTCGCCAGGCAGAAAGCGTGGAAGCAGGAACAGCTGAGGTAAGAACGAGAAATGCGGGAACTGGAGCTCCAAGTACAACGCGAGATAGAAGAGCAGCAGTTGCAGTAAGAACAGGAAATGTTGGCCGCTCAACTGGCTGCggagaaggaatttttggagaagcgAGACGCGATCCGGAAGAAATTCGACAACAGCGTCAAGAGGGCGAATGCGTCCAAGGACGAAGATGGTGCTGTCGGTGGGAGGTCGAAGAGTGATCCGGACCAGGCGGTAGAGGAGTGGCTGCAACAGTCAAGGAAGACAAACACGCAGCAGTCGGTCTCGGATGTCAGGGGAGCTTTTCCTAAAGGTGGAGTTCCGCTGGGAGCAGGAGTGGTTATCAAGGCGAACAAAACGAAGTCGATGAAACCGGTAAAGGAAGTGCCTGAAATCGTCGAGAACGAGCCAGAGCCCAGCGAAGACGAAAGCAGCGAGTCGTTGGATTATCCAGCGAAAAGCCGTCACAATCAGAGCCGGTATGGCAGCATGCAGAGTAGTCATGATTCCGACGGGCCGGGGCGTGATATTGGCCATATCTCGAAACAGCAGCTAGCCGCTCGGAAAGCTTTGTCCCAGTACCTTTGGAAGCTTCGTGGAGAGCCGGAAGCCTGGCCGCTGTTTATAAGTTGCTTCGAGCACACGACGTGcgggttcacggacttggagAACTTGAAGCGGCTGCAGGACTGTCTACAGGGAGACGCACTCGAGGCAGTCAGGAGTCGGCTAGTGCTGCCGGATTTGGTTCCGGATGTTATTTGCGATCTAAGGAATCTTTTCGGAAGGCCGGAAAAGTTGCTGAAGAAGCTGCTGCCAAAAGTGAGGAATTTTCCTGCGCCGAGAGGAGATCAGCTGGAGACCTTCATTAACTTCTGGATTACGGTGAAGCAACTGTGCGATCATCACGAAGCTGCACAGCTCAGAGACCACCTGAACAACCCGATGCTGATACAGGAGTTGGTGGACAAGCTACCACCGATCTATAAGCTGGACTGGGTCCGGTTCAAGCGTGGAAAAATTGACAGTCCACTAAGGATGTTCTCGAACTTCACCACCGAAATCGTTTCGGATGTGTCCGAGGTTACGGAGTTCACAATGTTGTCAGTGTACGAGCGAGCGCGTCCTGGGAGAGATAATCCTAGGAAGAAGGAGTTTGTGTATATGCATGAATTAGCACAGAAGCGGAGCGAAGGATCGCGGATCGAGGCAGTCAGTCAGCCGTGCTGGATCTGTGAGCGGACGGATCATTTGATCAGAAATTGCGATGAGTTCCGGCGAATGAATATCGCCGAAAGGCTTAGAGAGGTGGAGAGGCAGAAACTGTGTGGAATCTGCCTAAACAAACATAGTAGTAGTCGCTGCTCATCGAAGATCCGGTGCGTGGTGCGAGATTGTCAAGGAAACCATCATCCTTTGTTACATCGCGTGGAAAGATCTGTGCAATTGCAGAAAGCGATATCTGACTGCACGTTCCTGGACGAAGGGTTATCTGCGACTTTGGTCGATGATGTGGTAGCCGAACGATTGAAAGCTGAGGGTTCACTGAAGCCGTTGATAGTAACGTGGACCGGGAACATCAACCGGTTCGAAAACGAGTCCCGCTGCGTAGAGATGATGGTGGCAGCAAAGGGCTCGAAGGAGAAATTTCCGCTGTTCAACACTCGTACAGTATCGGAGTTGCAGTTACCCAAACAGAATGTTCGATACGCAGAGGTAGTGAAGCGGTACACACATCTTGTGGGCGTGCCAGTGAAAGATTTTCCGTCCGGGGTGCCGACCATCCTCATCGGTTTGGATAACCTACACCTGTTTGCGCCGCTGGAGTCACGTGTTGGTAGACCGAACGAACCGATCGCCGTGCGATCGAAGATGGGTTGGACAATATATGGGTCCGAAAAACGTAGAGCCAGCGTTCATTCTATCGCAACGGTGAGCAATCAGGAGCTCCATGATTTGATGCGGGAGCAATATGTGCTGGAAGAAACAGCGGGTGCATCGTTCGCTGTGCCAGAACCGTTGGAAGAGAAGCGTGCTAGGGAGATCCTGGAGGCGACAACACAGCGAGTGGGCCATCGGTTCGAAACTGGACTGTTGTGGCGCAGCGATGTCCGGAAATTCCCCGATAGCTACTCAATGGCTATGCGGAGAATGCATGCACTCGATCGGATATTAGAAAGGAATCCAGCGCTGAAGGAGAATGTGTGTCGGCAGATCGAGGAGTACCAGCAGAAAGGATACGCGCACAAAGTAACCGACGCAGAGTTGATGGAGACAGCTCAATCTGCTGTGTGGTACCTACCCCTCAACGTCGTGGTGAGCCCACGAAGGCCAGGCAAAGTGCGCCTAGTATGGGATGCAGCAGCATCAGTGAATGGCATTTCCCTGAAT
Encoded proteins:
- the LOC134205990 gene encoding uncharacterized protein LOC134205990, which codes for MLAAQLAAEKEFLEKRDAIRKKFDNSVKRANASKDEDGAVGGRSKSDPDQAVEEWLQQSRKTNTQQSVSDVRGAFPKGGVPLGAGVVIKANKTKSMKPVKEVPEIVENEPEPSEDESSESLDYPAKSRHNQSRYGSMQSSHDSDGPGRDIGHISKQQLAARKALSQYLWKLRGEPEAWPLFISCFEHTTCGFTDLENLKRLQDCLQGDALEAVRSRLVLPDLVPDVICDLRNLFGRPEKLLKKLLPKVRNFPAPRGDQLETFINFWITVKQLCDHHEAAQLRDHLNNPMLIQELVDKLPPIYKLDWVRFKRGKIDSPLRMFSNFTTEIVSDVSEVTEFTMLSVYERARPGRDNPRKKEFVYMHELAQKRSEGSRIEAVSQPCWICERTDHLIRNCDEFRRMNIAERLREVERQKLCGICLNKHSSSRCSSKIRCVVRDCQGNHHPLLHRVERSVQLQKAISDCTFLDEGLSATLVDDVVAERLKAEGSLKPLIVTWTGNINRFENESRCVEMMVAAKGSKEKFPLFNTRTVSELQLPKQNVRYAEVVKRYTHLVGVPVKDFPSGVPTILIGLDNLHLFAPLESRVGRPNEPIAVRSKMGWTIYGSEKRRASVHSIATVSNQELHDLMREQYVLEETAGASFAVPEPLEEKRAREILEATTQRVGHRFETGLLWRSDVRKFPDSYSMAMRRMHALDRILERNPALKENVCRQIEEYQQKGYAHKVTDAELMETAQSAVWYLPLNVVVSPRRPGKVRLVWDAAASVNGISLNSELLKGPDMLVPLPRVICHFRELPVAFGGDIQEMYHQICITSEDKQAQRFPI